TAACTTCGACGTTATCGACGGCGTGAAGTACCAGATTGATGTCACCCAGCCAGCGCGTTATGACGGCGAGTGCCAGAGCATCAATCCAAAGGCGGAGCGCATTAAGAACCTGACCTTTGACGGCAAGCCTATCGATCCGAATGCGGTCTTCCTCGTTGCCACCAATAACTACCGTGCTTACGGCGGCAAGTTTGCCGGTACCGGCGACAGCCATATCGCCTTTGCCTCGCCGGATGAGAACCGCGCGGTACTGGCGAAGTGGATCAGCGATGAGACGCAGCGCGCAGGGGAAATCCACCCAGCGGCTGACAACAACTGGCGCCTGGCACCGATCAGCAGCAGCCACAAGCTGGATATTCGCTTTGAAACTGCGCCATCGGAGAAAGCGGCGGCATTTATCAAAGAGAAAGCGCAATATCCGATGCAGAAAGTGGGTAACGACGAGATCGGTTTCGCGCTCTACAGCATCGATTTACGCAAGTAAGCAATTTACCCGCAGTCGGTAGCGGCTGCGGGTGATTACGCCACATCGCGCTCGCGGTGATGGGCCAGCACTTCGGGCAAATTCAGCTCAATCCAGTCTGCCAGCGCGGCAACCTTTTCACTCACCTGCTCTCCGAGCGGCGTCAGGCTATATTCAACATGTGGCGGCACCACCGGAAAGGCGACGCGGTTAACAAAACCATCCTGCTCAAGCCACTGCAGGCTCTGCGCCAGCATCTTCTCACTGACGCCGCCCATCTTGCGGCGCAGATCGCTAAAGCGGTGCGTCCCTTCGCGCAGAGCGACCAGAATTAAGACACCCCAGCGGCTGGTGACGTGTTTCAGCACATCCCGGGAGGGGCACTGCTCGGCGAAGAGATTGCCGTCGCGCATCTGTTCGCTCAGGGTTTGTGGACGAGTTTGCTGTTTCATACTTACCTTTTTGTACGTACTTACTAAAAGTTAGCTAGGGTGCTAGCCTACCACAACACTTACCCCCACGCAGGAGAAACATCATGATTGCACTCACCGGCGCCACCGGCCAACTCGGCCAGTTTGTTGTAGAAGCCCTGTTAAAAACCGTTCCCGCAAAAGAGATTGTCGCCATCGTGCGTAACCCGGCGAAAGCCGAAGCGCTCAGCAAACAAGGCCTTATTGTTCGCCAGGGCGATTACAACGATCAGGCCGCCCTCACCCAGGCGCTGGCGGGCGTCGAAAAACTGCTGCTCATCTCCAGCAGCGAAGTCGGCCAGCGCGCCGCGCAGCACCGCAATGTGATCAATGCTGCCAAAGCCGCAGGGGTGAAATTTATCGCCTACACCAGCCTGCTGCATGCCGATACCTCACCGCTTGGCCTGCACGTTGAGCATGTGGAAACCGAAAAGCTGCTCGCCGAATCCGGCATCCCGTTTGCCCTGCTGCGTAACGGCTGGTACAGCGAGAACTACCTTGCGAGCGCACCGGCGGCGCTGGCGCACGGCGTCTTCATCGGTGCGGCGGGCGAGGGCAAAATTGCCTCGGCAACGCGTGCCGATTATGCCGCTGCTGCCGCGCGTGTAATTAGCGAAGAGGGTCATGCCGGCAAGGTTTACGAACTGGCGGGCGACAAGGCCTGGACGCTGAGCGACCTGGCGGCACTGCTAAGCGAGGCGAGCGGTAAGAAGGTGGTTTACCAGAACCTGAGTGAAGCAGATTTTGCCGCCGCGCTGAAAGGCGCAGGTTTGCCGGATGGGCTGGCAGAGATGCTGGCGGATTCCGATATCGGTGCCTCGAAAGGCGGGCTGTTTGACGATAGCCAGACCCTGAGCAAACTGATCGGTCGCCCGACAACCTCGATCGCCGACAGCGTTAACGATCTGCTGTAACGTTAATAATTGGTTAAATTTTATAGCCTCTCTCCGGGTCATCCCTAATAATAGAGGGCATGTTGCGGGGGGAGGTGAAGTGTGGAAGGCGTACCTGAACAGTTTATAGATGAGCGCGACAGCGCGCGGTTTCGCCACCTGGCGCAGTTGCCGGGGGTGGAGCTGTACCATGCGCATATCTCCCGCTACGCCTTTGAGCCACATACCCATGAAGCGTTTGGCATTGGCGCGATTGAATCAGGTGCCGAGCGCTTTCGCTATCGCGGGACGCAGCATGTCGCCCCGACCAACGCGATCGTCACCATGAACCCCGATGAGATCCACACCGGCGAAGCGGTAGGTGAAGAGGGGTGGCGCTACCGCATGGTCTATCTCGACCCCGATCTGCTTGAGCAGGTAACCGGCGTGCGTCACTGGTGGTTTCGCGACGTTACGCGGCTCGATGCTCTGCGCGCCCGCCAGATCTGCGGCCATATTTATGCCCTCTGGCACACCGACGATCCGCTGGCGCAACAGGGCGTGCTGCTCGATCTGATTGATACCTTTCGCCCGCTGGCGCAGCACGCGCCGCAGCGCCCGGAAGGAGCGCACCGTTTTGAGCGGGTGCGCGAATATCTGCATGACAACTATATGCGCAGCCTGACGCTCGACGATCTGGCAAGCGTCGCGTCGCTCAGCCCCTATCACTTCCAGCGCCAGTTCAAAGCCCATTTTCACGTCACGCCGCACCAGATGCTGATGGCAATCCGCCTGTGGCGCGCCAAACATTTCCTTACCCAGGGGATGCCTGCGGCAGATGTCGCTGCCCTCACTGGCCTGACGGATCAATCCCACCTCACCCGCGCCTTCACCCTGCGCTACGGCATTACCCCGGTACGCTACCAAAAGCAGGTTGCGCGCCGATAATGCGCAATCTCCTACAATACGCCCCCGCCCTGCTCCCCTACACTGGCGTGAACCAGATAAAAGAGGTGAAGAGATGGTAAGTGGTGTGTTGTATGCCTTGCTCGCCGGGCTGTTTTGGGGGCTGATTTTTGTCGGGCCGCTGATCGTGCCGGATTACCCGGCCGCCCTGCAATCGACTGGGCGCTACCTGGCTCTGGGGCTGATCGCGCTACCGCTGGCGTGGTTTGGGCGCGCGCGTCTGCGCCAGCTAACGCGAAGCGACTGGTGGACGGCGCTGTGGCTCACGTTAATGGGCAATCTGATCTACTACGTCTGCCTTGCCAGCGCTATCCAGCGCACCGGTGGCCCGGTGTCGACGATGATTATCGCCACGCTGCCGGTGGTGATCCCGGTCTGTGCCAACCTGCTCTACAGCCAGCGTGACGGCAAGCTCGCGTGGGGCCGGCTGCTACCGGCGCTGATTGCCATCGCTATCGGGCTGGGGTGTGTGAATGTTGCCGAACTGCGCCAGGGCATTGCGGATTTTAGCTGGAGCCGGTATGGCTCAGGGATTGCGCTGGCCTTTGTTGCGGTGGCCTGCTGGGCGTGGTATGCGCTGCGTAACGCGCGCTGGCTGCGGGAAAACCCGGATAAGAACCCGATGATGTGGGCAACGGCGCAGGCGCTGGTGACGCTGCCGTTATCCCTGGTAGGCTATCTTGCGGCGTGTCTGTGGCTTGACGTTCAGCAGCCCGACTTCGCGCTCCCCTTCGGCCCGCGTCCGCTGCTGTTTATCGGCCTGATGTTCATCATTGCGGTGCTCTGCTCGTGGGTGGGTGCGCTGTGCTGGAACATTGCCTGCCAGCGCCTGCCGACGGTGATTGTCGGCCCGCTGATCGTCTTTGAAACCCTTGCCGGGCTGCTCTATACCTTCCTGCTGCGCCAGAGCCTGCCGCCGCTCTTAACTCTGCTCGGCATTACCCTGCTGATTGGCGGCGTGGTGATGGCAGTCGCGTCGAAACCGCAGAAAGCCCGTATCACATCCCTTGAGCAGCCATAAAAAAACCCGGCTTACGCCGGGTTTTAATCAGAAGGTTTCCCAGTTGGCTTCGTTAACGCTGGCCGCAACCGGCGTCTTCGCCATCGCAACCGGCGAGCGCAACGCGGGACGCTGAACGTCACGGCTGCGGTTCACTTTGAACACCGCAACGGTTTCGGTCAGGCGCGCAGCCTGCTCTTCCAGCGCAGCGGCCGCAGCGGCGGACTCCTGCACCAGCGAGGCGTTCTGCTGGGTCACGCGATCCATCTCGGCAACAGCCTGGCCTACCTGGTCGATACCACGGCTCTGCTCATCAGACGCGGAAGAGATTTCACCCATGATATCCGTCACACGCGTTACCGCACTGACGATTTCAGCCATGGTTTCACCAGCTTCATGAACCAGCGCTGAACCGGCGCTTACGCGATTACCGGAGTCATCAATCAGCCCTTTGATCTCTTTCGCGGCCTGCGCGCTGCGCTGTGCCAGCGTACGCACTTCACCTGCCACTACGGCAAAACCACGGCCCTGCTCACCGGCACGGGCGGCTTCAACTGCTGCGTTCAGCGCCAGGATGTTGGTCTGGAAGGCGATACCGTCGATCACGTTGGTGATCTGGGCAATTTTGCTGGAGCTGGCGGCGATTTCGTCCATTGTACGCACCACGCCATCTACCACTTCACCGCCTTTCTTCGCGGTACCGGAGGCGTTAAGCGCCAGCTGCGTTGCCTGACGGGCGTTGTCGGCGTTCTGTTTCACCGTCGCGGTCAGCTGCTCCATGCTGGCTGCGGTCTCTTCCAGCGAGGCCGCCTGCTGCTCGGTACGCGAAGAGAGATCGTTGTTACCGATAGAAATCTCACCGGCACCGGTATAGATAGTGTCTGCGCCATCGCGCACCACGCTAACGGTTTTCACCAGCGACTGCTGCATCTCCTGCACGTTCTGCGCCAGACGCGCCATCTCGTTGGAGCCTTCGGCGTGGATCGCGTGAGTCAAATCACCGGTAGCGATATGGCGAATGTGGCCCATAACTTCATGCAGCGGCTTCAGCAGCACGCGCTGCATTGCCACCCAGCTCATGGCGATGACAGCCAGCACGACGACCATCACTGCCGCCAGGATCCAGAGAATGCGGATGTAGTCATGTTCGTTCTGCTGCACGCCGTCGCTGGCAAGCTTAGCCTGCTCGGCGCGCCAGGCACGGTAGCTCTTCTCCATCCCTTCCTGTTTTTTCTGCGCATTCTGACGGAACATATCTTCCAGCTTACCGGCCAGCAGCAGGCGGTTCATCTCG
This Kosakonia cowanii JCM 10956 = DSM 18146 DNA region includes the following protein-coding sequences:
- a CDS encoding DMT family transporter — its product is MVSGVLYALLAGLFWGLIFVGPLIVPDYPAALQSTGRYLALGLIALPLAWFGRARLRQLTRSDWWTALWLTLMGNLIYYVCLASAIQRTGGPVSTMIIATLPVVIPVCANLLYSQRDGKLAWGRLLPALIAIAIGLGCVNVAELRQGIADFSWSRYGSGIALAFVAVACWAWYALRNARWLRENPDKNPMMWATAQALVTLPLSLVGYLAACLWLDVQQPDFALPFGPRPLLFIGLMFIIAVLCSWVGALCWNIACQRLPTVIVGPLIVFETLAGLLYTFLLRQSLPPLLTLLGITLLIGGVVMAVASKPQKARITSLEQP
- a CDS encoding winged helix-turn-helix transcriptional regulator translates to MKQQTRPQTLSEQMRDGNLFAEQCPSRDVLKHVTSRWGVLILVALREGTHRFSDLRRKMGGVSEKMLAQSLQWLEQDGFVNRVAFPVVPPHVEYSLTPLGEQVSEKVAALADWIELNLPEVLAHHRERDVA
- a CDS encoding SDR family oxidoreductase, with amino-acid sequence MIALTGATGQLGQFVVEALLKTVPAKEIVAIVRNPAKAEALSKQGLIVRQGDYNDQAALTQALAGVEKLLLISSSEVGQRAAQHRNVINAAKAAGVKFIAYTSLLHADTSPLGLHVEHVETEKLLAESGIPFALLRNGWYSENYLASAPAALAHGVFIGAAGEGKIASATRADYAAAAARVISEEGHAGKVYELAGDKAWTLSDLAALLSEASGKKVVYQNLSEADFAAALKGAGLPDGLAEMLADSDIGASKGGLFDDSQTLSKLIGRPTTSIADSVNDLL
- a CDS encoding methyl-accepting chemotaxis protein; amino-acid sequence: MFKRIKVITLLIMVLVVLGALQLISAGVFISALNNDKHNFNVSQVSSQNVSEFTDAWISLNQARVTLNRGMLRLQSSTASQINGGQLGELVQDATNLLNQAQQHYDIYYKLPQTPGMDQALSDELEKQYSTYHATLTEMNRLLLAGKLEDMFRQNAQKKQEGMEKSYRAWRAEQAKLASDGVQQNEHDYIRILWILAAVMVVVLAVIAMSWVAMQRVLLKPLHEVMGHIRHIATGDLTHAIHAEGSNEMARLAQNVQEMQQSLVKTVSVVRDGADTIYTGAGEISIGNNDLSSRTEQQAASLEETAASMEQLTATVKQNADNARQATQLALNASGTAKKGGEVVDGVVRTMDEIAASSSKIAQITNVIDGIAFQTNILALNAAVEAARAGEQGRGFAVVAGEVRTLAQRSAQAAKEIKGLIDDSGNRVSAGSALVHEAGETMAEIVSAVTRVTDIMGEISSASDEQSRGIDQVGQAVAEMDRVTQQNASLVQESAAAAAALEEQAARLTETVAVFKVNRSRDVQRPALRSPVAMAKTPVAASVNEANWETF
- a CDS encoding AraC family transcriptional regulator encodes the protein MEGVPEQFIDERDSARFRHLAQLPGVELYHAHISRYAFEPHTHEAFGIGAIESGAERFRYRGTQHVAPTNAIVTMNPDEIHTGEAVGEEGWRYRMVYLDPDLLEQVTGVRHWWFRDVTRLDALRARQICGHIYALWHTDDPLAQQGVLLDLIDTFRPLAQHAPQRPEGAHRFERVREYLHDNYMRSLTLDDLASVASLSPYHFQRQFKAHFHVTPHQMLMAIRLWRAKHFLTQGMPAADVAALTGLTDQSHLTRAFTLRYGITPVRYQKQVARR